The Peptostreptococcaceae bacterium nucleotide sequence CATGTCCCTGTCCATCTCAACACCAAATACTATGGCATGAGTCGCGTTATCGGATACATCTTGACCCCATACCTCCTTGGGCCTACCCCGGTGGGTGTAGTAATGTTCGGGCCTAACCTCTGTTATTCCCACAATATCCGCCCCAAAATAGCGGGTCCATTTTTTTATTTCTTCCGTTATCATCCCTATATCCAATTCTTTGGGTTTGACATCGGTTTTCTTCTCGGCAAGATGCTTTATATCTGACAAAAACGCAAAGCCGGCATTTCCCACAGGACTTTTTATTTCATCGAATTCTACAGTTCCGGGTTCTCCATAGCCAGGTCTTGAGCGCAGCATATCGTCAATGCCTTTTTTATCGGGATGATCCGAGTAGTAT carries:
- a CDS encoding 4Fe-4S ferredoxin, which translates into the protein MKKVDERDIMFSRLSYEKGDAVYEKYYSDHPDKKGIDDMLRSRPGYGEPGTVEFDEIKSPVGNAGFAFLSDIKHLAEKKTDVKPKELDIGMITEEIKKWTRYFGADIVGITEVRPEHYYTHRGRPKEVWGQDVSDNATHAIVFGVEMDRDM